A window of Cryptomeria japonica chromosome 3, Sugi_1.0, whole genome shotgun sequence contains these coding sequences:
- the LOC131874053 gene encoding putative disease resistance protein RGA4, which translates to MVEGFVPAGDEQWDMAWDWLYQLAELCLLQLWEDVKEYDATDQIKFSKYCKIHDVLHDLAIHISRENKCAFSVEEASTCTIGASGWSRILLAKKDINVDNIFDSQLAYIRTFSLSQNREITSLPSNLFTHVRGLRILDLSYTSISTLPESAEKNTLLKVLDLRGTEIKQVPECVRHLKSLLFLAMPNRCKYLPPWIGELKCLQHLECEGVHRMPKTISKLASLRKLQSGILHLSIEEDEFIRLEDLANMTQLQELELTLNHEMQLKMVEEGILSQLLKMRQLFIRNCVDDEMGRTKLPRFSEKMRAMENLESLRLIKFEVPRWICDLWNLRELELCNCDCSDCPELQTMPNLVRLKLSGNDRCIELPKALGKSGEFPYLYSLSIQFFEEQEEVRPRMKQSDANAGREDGA; encoded by the coding sequence ATGGTAGAGGGATTCGTCCCAGCAGGAGATGAGCAGTGGGATATGGCCTGGGATTGGTTATATCAACTTGCCGAGCTGTGTCTGCTTCAACTATGGGAAGATGTGAAAGAGTATGATGCTACTGATCAAATAAAGTTCAGCAAATATTGTAAaattcatgatgtgttgcatgatTTGGCCATACACATATCGAGAGAAAATAAATGTGCTTTTTCTGTTGAGGAAGCCTCTACATGTACAATTGGTGCCTCTGGCTGGTCTCGGATTTTACTTGCCAAGAAAGATATCAATGTCGATAACATCTTCGATAGCCAACTTGCTTATATCCGTACATTCTCACTATCTCAGAATAGGGAGATTACAAGCCTTCCAAGTAACTTGTTTACTCATGTGAGAGGACTGCGCATTCTGGATTTGAGCTACACAAGCATCTCTACATTGCCTGAATCCGCTGAAAAGAATACACTTCTGAAGGTTCTGGATTTAAGGGGTACAGAGATAAAGCAAGTGCCGGAGTGTGTGAGACATCTGAAAAGTCTCTTGTTTCTTGCTATGCCTAACAGATGCAAGTATTTACCACCATGGATAGGTGAACTTAAATGTCTTCAGCATTTAGAATGCGAGGGTGTTCATCGCATGCCAAAGACAATATCAAAGCTGGCCTCATTAAGAAAGCTGCAATCAGGTATATTGCATCTATCCATAGAAGAGGACGAATTCATTAGGCTGGAGGATTTGGCCAATATGACTCAGCTTCAGGAACTAGAGTTAACTCTCAACCATGAGATGCAGTTGAAGATGGTGGAAGAAGGGATTCTTTCGCAACTGCTCAAGATGCGTCAACTATTTATCAGGAATTGTGTTGATGATGAAATGGGTAGAACAAAGTTACCGCGATTTTCAGAGAAAATGAGAGCAATGGAAAACCTTGAAAGTCTTAGATTAATCAAATTTGAGGTGCCAAGGTGGATATGTGATTTGTGGAATCTCAGGGAATTGGAGTTATGTAATTGTGATTGTAGTGATTGTCCGGAGTTGCAAACAATGCCGAATCTAGTGAGGTTGAAGTTGTCGGGGAATGATAGGTGCATAGAATTGCCAAAAGCGTTAGGAAAGTCAGGAGAGTTTCCATACCTTTATTCCTTGTCAATTCAATTCTTCGAGGAACAAGAGGAGGTGAGGCCACGCATGAAGCAAAGTGATGCAAATGCTGGAAGGGAAGATGGAGCATGA